The DNA window ACGCCAAAAAGATTTCATAAGGAAGCAGCTAAAGTAGTCGCTGATATCGATCGTTCTCTGAGCAGTTTTATTGTGGGCCGGGTGCTGATTAATTTGGCACTGGGAGTACTGATGTATTTTGGGTTCATCATCATTGGTTTACCGTATGCTCTGTTACTTACCGTGATAGCTGTTATCATGAACTTTGTTCCATTTGTCGGGGCAATATTATCTGCGATACCGATTGTCATTATTGGGTTAATTGAGTCCCCTTCCATTGGGATTTGGTCACTCGTTATCATTTTGGTCGCTCAGCAAATTCAAGATAATTTGATTGCCCCCTATATTTTTGGTAAGCAGCTAGATATTCATCCGATCACTACAATCATTTTGGTGTTGGTGGGTGGTGATTTGGCTGGAATCATCGGAGTGTTATTGATCATTCCAGTCTATATGATTATAAAAATTGTTGTAGTTAAGATATATGATTTATTCTTCCGTAAAAAATGGGAAAAAGCATAAAAAAACTGGCGATACGCCAAAAAGGACATACCGCCAGCTTATTGGATTTTCATAACATTACAAACTATGTTTATTGAATGATCGCGCATCCAATTCTATTACCAGAGTTACCTGCGGGATCGGTATGCATATCATCTGGATCTTCATGAATGATCAAAGCAGTTCCACCACTTTTGAGTAGTGAGTTGGGAACATCTTTTTGCAACGTGACCGTCGTTAATACAAATTGAGCCTGTGCTTTCCCATCTGCTCCTGCTACGAGATTAGATAAATCACCCGCATGTTCTCCTTTGGGGCTATCATATCCATGCTGTTTAACTGTTGGGTTAAAGTGTGCACCTGCTGATTTGAAATCCGGTATTTCACACTTGCCTGTTTCGTGTATATGAATGCCATGGAGTCCAGGCTTTAACCCTGATGCAGATACATCAATTTGAACACCTTTTGCTAATTGCGTAAACGTAGCTGTTCCAATTTTAGCTCCCTTTTCATTGATAATGTCGCTCGTGATGGGCTTCACCGCTGCAGATGGTTCATTGGCGATTGAGGCTGTCATTGCACCCATGGTTTCTTCGGCTTTGCAACCTGTTACGATCAGTAGCAGGACAATAACAGCTAACAATGGAATTTGTCTTAACTTCATAAATACCCTCCAAATCAATTGATTTATTTGTGTACTACCTTTTATTTATTCCCATTATCAGAGTCAGCAAACCCGTGTTGAATTAATATGGTCTCTCTTTTATGCAAAAAAGCACCGGATACATGAATGTATCTAGTGCTTTTCATATTTCTTTCTTTATTTTAACGGGTTAGTGGAATGATGGGGGAGTGAAGGTGTCCGGATCGTGAGCAAATTGTCTAAGTTTTTGAATGAACATTTTCACAGCCATCGTATCTAAGGAAGACTTCTTATCCTGCAAAACATAGAAATTACGGGTCATATGTTGACCTTGTATCTGTATATTATGTAATCCCTCACTTTCAAGCTCCTTAATCATAACTAAGCGGGATAAAATCGCAACACCCAAACCTGCAATAACAGCTTCCTTAACCCCCTGATTACTGTTGAAGACGAAGGAACGTTTCACGTGTAGGCCCAGCTCATCGATAAAATGATCGCTAAAAGCCCGGGTACCCGATCCGTGTTCTCTAAACACCCAGACTAGATCATGCAACATGTTTGGACTAACACTTCTTAGCGAAGCTAAGGGATGTCCAGCAGGCACAACTAACACCATTTCATCTTCCATAAAAGGCGGATTCACTTGAATTTCGGGATACTCAATTTCACCCTCAACCAAGCCGACATCAAGTTCATTGGTATGGATCTCTTGTGCGATCTCTTCGGTATTCGCAATTTTTACCTGGATATCGATATGCGGATATTGATTCACGAATTGTGATAGAAGACGCGGTAGGATGTATTCACCAATGGTATAGCTTGCGCCTATTTTTAATGACCCTGTAACCTCGTTCCGTAATAGATGAATTTCTTCTGTAGCTGCATCATATTGGGCTAAAATTTGCTTGGCTCTTGTGTATAAAATAAGTCCTGCTTCCGTCATCTTCACTTGCTTAGAAGAACGATGGAGAAGCTTAACACCAAATTCATTTTCCAAGTTTCTTATATGTAGACTGACCCCTGGCTGAGAAAGATTAAGCATTTCTGCAGCTCTTGAAAAATTGCTTTGTTCTGCTACGGTTACAAATACTTTCAAGGTATGAACAATCATTTTCTCCTCCATTATCGGACACGCTAAACTTACGAATATCTTACAAACATTGTATCTCTTTCTCGTAAGTTGGACAAACCGTCTTCGCTTCTCCTCCTTGTAGATGTAAGTATAAGTTTTGCAAATACTTCAGATAGCATATCGGTATTTCACTTCTGAGCTAAGGCGCCGTATTATTGTTGTC is part of the Paenibacillus segetis genome and encodes:
- a CDS encoding superoxide dismutase family protein: MKLRQIPLLAVIVLLLIVTGCKAEETMGAMTASIANEPSAAVKPITSDIINEKGAKIGTATFTQLAKGVQIDVSASGLKPGLHGIHIHETGKCEIPDFKSAGAHFNPTVKQHGYDSPKGEHAGDLSNLVAGADGKAQAQFVLTTVTLQKDVPNSLLKSGGTALIIHEDPDDMHTDPAGNSGNRIGCAIIQ
- a CDS encoding LysR family transcriptional regulator, whose product is MIVHTLKVFVTVAEQSNFSRAAEMLNLSQPGVSLHIRNLENEFGVKLLHRSSKQVKMTEAGLILYTRAKQILAQYDAATEEIHLLRNEVTGSLKIGASYTIGEYILPRLLSQFVNQYPHIDIQVKIANTEEIAQEIHTNELDVGLVEGEIEYPEIQVNPPFMEDEMVLVVPAGHPLASLRSVSPNMLHDLVWVFREHGSGTRAFSDHFIDELGLHVKRSFVFNSNQGVKEAVIAGLGVAILSRLVMIKELESEGLHNIQIQGQHMTRNFYVLQDKKSSLDTMAVKMFIQKLRQFAHDPDTFTPPSFH